From Thermoflexus hugenholtzii JAD2, a single genomic window includes:
- a CDS encoding tetratricopeptide repeat protein, giving the protein MSHETVAQIVDLLLEVLGEAGVPGTLLARRAVQAIEGLRRDQAARQRLQALLQQAEDAFIQEARRQGLEAVAQWVTMLPQQNRPLFQQALQTLLQRWDETDLQRVLEQALRQIPGLEQDQLRRALSLYLRLLRAHLIQDEAFHQVIVGLSILRTEARVDALYEAISALRGLPEDLVAWPVQSLDASRISELRADLLLARYRLVPYTGKAFRETLKDLLAWAQGLEAAQPPVGLRTYIGPGGAGKTRLLIEAGEALRREGWWAGFLRAGRLTPENARLLTADPRPTLLIVDYIANRAEEVRTLLREAARAREERAAPLALVLLERTFPDWLEKDLQDYTDPEYVGWPAFLSLPTVEREPRSLPDLDPEDRRELFREARARFAALLGMSGRPLPDYEELPESPLHVLLLALVTAAGERVDRPADPERVFECAWSRERAAWERHLMPLLQGQPEPRRRRALEVVEDLSVLATLGRPFPDAEAAAAFLKARFRPIPDVSWDELVELLPALFPRAEGSMIPPIAPDPLADHVLMRRLTERPELVPLALPAPEEAEAKPEEGVGAAQQALEALARLWERARGGAERERVGGWMRAAAERLAGWPPAAWGALAAALPAPDRTLALRPFLADFYRARLERTPPEKPEERARALSLLGFALSALGRREEALTATQEAVELYRQLAAQHPQAFLPDLASSLNNLGARLSELGRREEALQVTQEAVELYCQLAVQHPQAFLPDLASSLTNLGVMLSELGRREEALMATQEAVELYCQLAVQYPQAFLPDLASSLTNLGAGLSGLGRREEALQVIQEAVE; this is encoded by the coding sequence TCCAGGCCATAGAAGGGCTGCGGCGCGATCAGGCGGCCCGTCAGCGCCTGCAGGCGCTCCTGCAGCAGGCCGAGGACGCCTTCATCCAGGAGGCCCGCCGACAAGGGCTGGAGGCCGTGGCGCAGTGGGTGACCATGCTCCCCCAGCAGAACCGTCCCCTTTTCCAGCAAGCCCTGCAGACCCTGCTGCAAAGATGGGATGAAACGGACCTCCAGCGCGTGCTGGAGCAAGCGCTCCGCCAGATCCCAGGCTTGGAACAGGACCAGCTCCGTCGCGCCCTTTCCCTTTATCTGCGCCTTCTCCGCGCCCATCTCATCCAAGATGAGGCCTTCCACCAGGTGATCGTTGGCCTGAGCATCCTGCGCACCGAAGCCAGAGTGGATGCCCTCTACGAGGCCATCAGCGCCCTGCGCGGCCTGCCCGAAGATCTGGTCGCCTGGCCGGTCCAAAGCCTGGATGCATCGCGCATCTCCGAGCTCCGCGCCGACCTCCTGCTCGCCCGCTACCGTCTGGTCCCCTACACCGGGAAGGCCTTCCGGGAAACCCTGAAGGACCTCCTGGCCTGGGCCCAGGGGCTGGAGGCGGCCCAGCCGCCGGTGGGGCTGCGCACCTACATCGGCCCCGGCGGCGCCGGCAAGACCCGCCTGCTGATCGAGGCCGGCGAGGCCCTGCGCCGGGAGGGCTGGTGGGCCGGCTTCCTGCGGGCCGGGCGACTTACCCCGGAGAACGCCCGCCTCCTGACCGCCGACCCCCGCCCCACCCTGCTCATCGTGGACTACATCGCCAACCGGGCGGAGGAGGTGCGGACCCTGCTGCGCGAGGCCGCCCGCGCCCGGGAGGAGCGGGCCGCCCCCCTGGCCCTCGTCCTCCTGGAGCGGACCTTCCCGGACTGGCTGGAAAAGGACCTTCAGGACTACACCGACCCCGAATATGTGGGCTGGCCGGCCTTCCTCAGCCTCCCCACGGTGGAGAGGGAGCCCCGATCGCTGCCGGACCTGGACCCGGAGGACCGTCGGGAGCTCTTCCGGGAGGCCCGGGCGCGGTTCGCGGCGCTCCTCGGGATGAGCGGCCGCCCCCTCCCCGATTACGAAGAGCTGCCCGAGTCCCCCCTCCACGTCCTCTTGCTGGCCCTGGTAACGGCGGCGGGGGAGCGGGTGGACCGCCCCGCCGACCCGGAGCGGGTGTTCGAGTGCGCCTGGAGCCGGGAGCGGGCGGCCTGGGAGCGGCATCTGATGCCGCTGTTGCAGGGCCAGCCGGAGCCGCGGCGGCGCCGCGCCCTGGAGGTCGTGGAAGACCTGAGCGTCCTGGCCACCCTGGGCCGGCCCTTCCCGGACGCTGAGGCGGCGGCAGCCTTCCTCAAGGCCCGCTTCCGGCCGATCCCGGATGTGAGCTGGGACGAGCTGGTCGAGCTCCTCCCGGCCCTTTTCCCCCGCGCGGAGGGGAGCATGATCCCGCCCATCGCGCCCGACCCCTTGGCCGACCACGTCCTGATGCGGCGGCTGACGGAGCGCCCGGAGCTGGTCCCCCTGGCCCTCCCCGCGCCCGAGGAGGCCGAAGCGAAGCCGGAGGAAGGCGTCGGCGCGGCCCAGCAGGCCTTGGAGGCGCTGGCCCGCCTGTGGGAGCGGGCGAGGGGCGGGGCGGAGCGGGAACGGGTGGGAGGCTGGATGCGGGCGGCCGCCGAGCGCCTGGCCGGGTGGCCCCCTGCGGCATGGGGAGCGCTGGCTGCGGCGCTGCCGGCCCCCGATCGCACCCTGGCCCTGCGGCCCTTCCTGGCCGATTTCTACCGGGCCCGGCTGGAGCGGACGCCGCCGGAGAAGCCGGAGGAGCGGGCGCGGGCCCTGAGCCTGCTGGGCTTCGCCCTCTCCGCCCTGGGCCGGCGGGAGGAGGCCCTAACGGCCACCCAGGAAGCGGTGGAACTTTACCGCCAGCTGGCCGCCCAACACCCCCAGGCCTTCCTCCCCGACCTGGCATCAAGCCTCAACAACCTGGGCGCGAGGCTCTCCGAGTTGGGCCGGCGGGAAGAGGCCCTGCAGGTCACCCAGGAAGCGGTGGAACTCTACTGCCAGCTGGCCGTCCAACACCCCCAGGCCTTCCTCCCCGACCTGGCATCAAGCCTCACCAACCTGGGCGTGATGCTCTCCGAGTTGGGTCGGCGGGAGGAGGCCCTAATGGCCACGCAGGAAGCGGTGGAACTCTACTGCCAGCTGGCCGTCCAAT